One Maniola hyperantus chromosome 17, iAphHyp1.2, whole genome shotgun sequence DNA window includes the following coding sequences:
- the LOC138403507 gene encoding sperm surface protein Sp17-like: protein MDDLLKSQIHENCKLALPGGLKDLMSDISREVLRAQPQNLYQFIANYLGALLEARETLTIACQVCSDICKCSCVPIKPELYHELMKIGLDEEDVENAIEVVEKHFKSNQKENEPIKEQSLLLKLLRKTSINETQVPAIQQAIQKAFKRHSLGQEDPMVSNSISYTYLLLLAFARKWPL, encoded by the exons ATGGATGATTTGTTGAAATCCCAAATTCACGAAAATTGCAAGTTAGCTTTACCCGGAGGTCTCAAAGATTTGATGAGTGATATTTCCAGGGAA GTCCTACGAGCTCAACCCCAAAACTTATACCAATTTATCGCCAACTATCTTGGAGCACTATTGGAAGCACGTGAAACGTTAACCATTGCTTGTCAAGTATGCAGCGATATATGCAAGTGTTCATGTGTTCCCATTAAACCAGAGTTGTATCACGAACTGATGAAAATTGGCCTCGATGAAGAGGATGTTGAAAATGCCATAGAAGTTGTAGAAAAACATTTCAAAAGCAACCAGAAAGAAAATGAGCCAA TCAAAGAGCAAAGCTTGTTACTGAAGTTGTTGAGGAAAACCAGCATAAACGAGACACAAGTGCCCGCAATACAACAAGCTATTCAGAAAGCATTCAAGAGACACAGCTTGGGTCAAGAAGACCCAATGGTATCAAATTCtatttcatatacctacttacttcttcTGGCATTTGCCCGTAAATGGCCACtttaa